One Geminocystis sp. M7585_C2015_104 DNA window includes the following coding sequences:
- the prmC gene encoding peptide chain release factor N(5)-glutamine methyltransferase, whose amino-acid sequence MDFLIPGSDFFSWISYAQTLAKQHNITSRELELLVTHFTDLSSLDLKLKKYRQKPYINSKISWEKLKELWELRVTKRTPIQYIIGECYWRNFSLTVTPDVLIPRPETELIIDLALEKTEEYPHLRQGKWLDLGTGSGAIAVALAQVFPNAEIVAVDRSEKALNIAKQNAQRLGLSERIKFYKGSWFEPIKEQKNSFSGILSNPPYIPTSEIASLQPEIANHEPIIALDGGEDGLQAIREIVEQSPQFLQDNGILILEIMTGQGKMVEEIIKQKGQYTDMEIRKDLAGLERFAIARKTPHQGE is encoded by the coding sequence ATGGATTTTCTCATCCCCGGTAGCGACTTTTTTTCCTGGATCTCTTACGCCCAAACTCTGGCTAAACAACATAATATTACTTCTCGTGAATTAGAGCTATTGGTCACACATTTTACCGACCTTTCTTCTCTGGATTTGAAGCTAAAAAAATATCGGCAAAAGCCCTACATAAATAGCAAAATATCTTGGGAAAAACTGAAAGAACTTTGGGAATTAAGAGTTACAAAGAGAACTCCAATCCAGTATATAATAGGGGAATGCTATTGGCGCAATTTCAGCTTGACAGTCACCCCCGATGTCCTTATACCTCGTCCAGAAACGGAATTAATCATAGATTTAGCACTGGAAAAAACTGAAGAATACCCTCATCTGCGCCAAGGAAAATGGCTGGATCTAGGCACCGGTAGTGGCGCTATTGCCGTCGCTCTGGCTCAGGTGTTCCCTAATGCAGAAATCGTAGCCGTTGACAGAAGCGAAAAAGCACTAAATATAGCTAAACAAAATGCCCAAAGGCTGGGGCTTTCTGAAAGAATTAAATTCTACAAAGGCTCTTGGTTTGAGCCTATCAAAGAACAGAAAAATAGCTTCAGTGGTATCCTCTCTAACCCACCCTATATCCCCACCAGCGAAATAGCCTCATTGCAACCAGAAATAGCCAATCACGAGCCAATAATAGCATTAGATGGCGGGGAAGACGGGCTGCAAGCCATAAGAGAAATAGTAGAACAATCCCCACAATTTTTGCAGGATAACGGCATTCTAATTCTGGAAATAATGACAGGACAGGGAAAGATGGTAGAAGAAATTATTAAACAAAAAGGCCAATATACAGACATGGAAATTCGTAAAGATTTAGCAGGTTTGGAAAGATTTGCCATCGCCCGAAAAACCCCACATCAAGGAGAATAA